GGGCTTGGCGTAGCGGCCGCTTTCTTGGATGAATAGCTCGACGTCCAAGCCCGAGGTCAGCAAGCGCTCTTCGACGGCCTCGAGGGCCACCCGCACCGCTGGAATCCGAACCTGATCGACCTCCTCCTGCAGCAGGAAGCGTTGAGTGGAGAGGTCTTTGGGCCAGGCTAAGTGGGCGGAGAAGGACATATTGTGCGAGCGGTCCAGGACGATGGCCGCTGCGGCGCCGTGCCGTTGAGCGTTGAGCAGCTTTTCCAATTCCTGCCCGTGGCGGGCGTCTTCATCCCGGCCCTCGGGCTGGCCGGGAAGGATGAGGACGATGCGGCCATCGACGTCGACCTGCTGGTAGTCGTCGTAGCCCCATTCGGGAGCCGTGATGCCGTATCCCGCGAAGACCAGCCGGCCTGACGCCTCCCCCGATGCTGAAAAGCGCTCTGCGGTGAAGGTCTCCTGCAGACTCAGAGGGGTCTCGGCCCCCGTGCGTCCTGTCTTGAAGAGCAGCCGGTTGTCTCCCGCCAGAAGCGAGCGGACCAGCGTTACCGGCTGGAAATAGCCTTCCTCGCCGGCCGGCTCGAGTCCGAGTCGGGAAAAGCGCTCGGCCAGAAACTCGGCACTGCGGCGGTTGGCCTCGCTGCCCGCCTCGCGTCCCCGCATGGCTTCAGAAGAGAAGAATTCGACGTCCTCACGCAATTCCTCCAAGGTGATGCTCTCCAAGCCGCGCCGGCGCAGGCGGTCGCTGTCGGAGGGAGTCTCAGCGGCCAGACCCTGACAGAGTCCGGCCATGAGCAGGCAAAAGGCCCGCAAGCGAAGGGCCGCCCTGCCTGTGGAATTCCATCCTTTTGTCCTCTGCCGACTGAAGTGCAAGATGGCCTCCCTGGCCTTGTTCCCAAAAGGTCAATGGCTGACCGGTCTTATAATTGTAAGTCAAGCCGCGCCTTTTAGACGAAAGGATGGAGGGATGGTTCGAGCGGGCCCCTTCAAGTTTTTCGACCAAGGCCCCGCAGTCCGTGTCTAAAGAGGGCGAAACGGGACGATGAAAATGGAGGAGGGCTCCAGCCCGCAACGTCCGGGAGCAGGCGGTCGGCCGCCGCAGCAAGAGACCGGGGCACGATGCGAGGCCGGGAGGCCGCAAGGCATGGAAGAAGCTTTGAGAATCACAGATTCCGCGGAACGGTCCGCGACGCTCGGCGCCAACACTGAAGATCAGGAGTTGCAATGGGTGGTCGAGGCCCAGAAGGGCGACCGGGTGGCTTTCAACCGCCTGGTGCTGCGCTGGCAGCAGCCGATCTACAACCTGACCTTGCGCATGCTGCGCGATCCCGAGGACGCCTCAGAGGTCACTCAGGAGACCTTCATGGCCGCCTTCCGGCACATTCGGAGGTTCAGATTGGAATCCAAGTTCTCAACCTGGATCTACCGCATTGCCTCCAATCACTGCCTGACCCGCTTGCGCAAGCAACCGCGGAAGGCCCCGCGCTCGTTGGACGAACCCGGTCATGCCGGGCCGCTCTCGAGCAAGCTGACGGCCGGCGACTCCCAGCAGGAAAAGAGCCTTCTGCGGCGGGAACGCCGCCAGTGGGTTCGCCGGGCCCTGGGCGGACTGCCGCCCGAGCAGAGGATGGCCATCGAGCTCAAGGTCTTTCAAGACCTGACCTTCGAAGAGATTTCGGCTGTCACCGAGATACCGATGAGCACCGTCAAGTCGCGTTTCTACGCGGGACTGCAAGGCCTCAAACAGCGCCTGCAGGCCTGCGGGATGGGAGATTGACATCATGGAATGCCGCCATAGCCGAGAGATAGCCCCTTACCTGATGGATGACCTTTCCGCCTCGCAAAGGCGGGCCCTGCGCCAGCATCTGCGGCAGTGCGACGTCTGCCGCCGCGAGAAGGAGAGCTTGCAAGAGACCTTCGCCGCGCTGGAGAGCTTGGAGGACGTGCCCGTACCTCATCACTTCTTCGTGCCTCAAGACGAGGCCCGCCTGAGCCTGCTGCAAGCCTGGGGCCGGCTGTCCAGCCTGGGCAGGGCCCTGGTGGCGCTGGCGGCGTTGTTGTTGCTGACGGTGGCAGGCTTGGCGGCCGGCGGCTTTCGCCTCCAGGTAACGGACGGAGTCCTGACGGCCGGATTCGGCTCGGCGCCCCCCTCAAGCTTGAGCGAAGAGCGCTTGCAGGACTGGAGCAGCCAACTGCTCACCCAAGTGGATGAAAACCTGGCCTTTCGGGACCGCGCGCTGACCGAGGCGCTGGCCCGGGTGCGTCTGCTGGAGCACCGCCTCAGCCAGAGCGAGCAAGCCCGCCAACGCAGTCTTCAGTCGCTTGCCGCCGACCTGGAGGAAGAACTCAGCCTGGCCTGGAAGGTGGACGATCAACAGTCGCTGCGTCAGGTTGAGCACTGGATCAATCAGGCCTACGGCGATCTGCGCCGCGATTACTTGAGGCGCCTTGCCGTGGTGGACTCCAACATGCAGCAGTTCGTCGAGCGCGATGCCGTGCTGGGCGAGAGAGTTTCCTTTCTGGGAGAAGCGCTGGCCCAGAGCATGGACCGGCGTTCGCCCCAAAAGACCGGTGAATAAAGCAGGCTCGGGAGGAACAGTCTCCCGTCGCCTCAGGCAATACTTAGGAGGTCATCGTGCAGAACCATTACCAGACACTTACGACCGGGCTTCGATACGCTTTGTTGCTGACGCTGACGGCGTTGCTGATGAGCTTGCCTGTTGCCGCTCAGCAAAGCGCCTCAATCGACGCTTCCCAGGTGGAGAGGGAATTGGAGGGATTGAACGGGCTGCTGGAAACCACCGTCGAGGTGGTAACCCGCGGAGAGGTGAAAGGGAACTTCATGGTGTTCTCATCCACCTCGGTGCAGAGCTATTACCTGCCCCGCCAAGGCGCCGTCTTTGTACTCACCATCCCAGTGGCCCAGACTCTGAGTCTTAAGAACGATGGAGTCGCTTTAGCCGAATGGAACCTGCGCAAGGCCTATCAGCTTCAAAGCGAGATAGTCGCCGGGGGACGGGCACGCGAGCAGGGCGGCGAGGAGACCGAGCCGCAACTCACCGTGCGGGAACGGTTGAAGGAGGCTCACCAGCGCCAGCTCGAGATGCAGCAAGAAATGGAAGAACTGCGCAGCCGCAGCCTGGACGAGTTGGAGAAGGTGAGAGGATACCTGGTTGAGACCGTAGCCGAATACGGCGACCGCCTCAGCCACGTGGGCGAGGGCGAGTACGTCAATCTGGTGCTCACCACTTCCGCCAGCGGCTTGCGGGTACTGGGCCCGCATAACCAGTACAGCGTACTGTCCGGGGGGAAAAGCGTCGAGTCGCGTCAGATCGTCTCCATACCGGTCACGGTCATCCGCGAGTACAAGGCGGGGCGGCGCGATATGGCCCAGGTCAAGGCCCAGGTCATTGTCTACTGATTGCCCGAGTGCCCGCTCAGGCTGATTCCTTCTCAAGCAGGGAATCGACGGTCTTAAAGAGGGCGGCCAACTCGAAGGGCTTCTGCAAAGTGGCCTGGGCGCCCAGCTTTCCGGCGGTTTCCAGGAAATTCAGGTTGCCGGCGGATCCGCCTCCCGACATGGCGATGATCTTCAGATCGGGATGATCGCGGCGAAGTTCCACGATGGTTTCCAGCCCTTCCTTCTCGGGCATCAAGATGTCGGTGATGACGAGCGGGCAGGGCGTCTTTCGATGAACTCTCAGAGCTTCGTCCCCGTTGGACGCCTCGTGCACCTC
The genomic region above belongs to Acidobacteriota bacterium and contains:
- a CDS encoding sigma-70 family RNA polymerase sigma factor; amino-acid sequence: MRITDSAERSATLGANTEDQELQWVVEAQKGDRVAFNRLVLRWQQPIYNLTLRMLRDPEDASEVTQETFMAAFRHIRRFRLESKFSTWIYRIASNHCLTRLRKQPRKAPRSLDEPGHAGPLSSKLTAGDSQQEKSLLRRERRQWVRRALGGLPPEQRMAIELKVFQDLTFEEISAVTEIPMSTVKSRFYAGLQGLKQRLQACGMGD
- a CDS encoding zf-HC2 domain-containing protein — translated: MECRHSREIAPYLMDDLSASQRRALRQHLRQCDVCRREKESLQETFAALESLEDVPVPHHFFVPQDEARLSLLQAWGRLSSLGRALVALAALLLLTVAGLAAGGFRLQVTDGVLTAGFGSAPPSSLSEERLQDWSSQLLTQVDENLAFRDRALTEALARVRLLEHRLSQSEQARQRSLQSLAADLEEELSLAWKVDDQQSLRQVEHWINQAYGDLRRDYLRRLAVVDSNMQQFVERDAVLGERVSFLGEALAQSMDRRSPQKTGE
- a CDS encoding response regulator — protein: MARILLIDDEDMTRAMLRQALEMKGHEVHEASNGDEALRVHRKTPCPLVITDILMPEKEGLETIVELRRDHPDLKIIAMSGGGSAGNLNFLETAGKLGAQATLQKPFELAALFKTVDSLLEKESA